The Thermococcus sp. 4557 genomic sequence CCTCGATGTGCTCGCTGACGTCGCCCTGGAGGCCTATAACGCCCACCTTGACCATTTCAATCCCCCCACAGAAAAGGGAGAAGAGTCAGACGCCCCTCTCCTCAAGGCGAACTTCGAGCTCCTCGATCTCCTGGCCGCGCATCGGCTCGCCGATCTCCTTGCTTATCTCAACGAGAACGTCCGGCTCGTCCCAGTGGTTAACGGCCTCGACTATGGCCCTGGCCATCTTCTCAGGCTGGGAGCTCTTGAAGATTCCCGAGCCGACGAAGACGCCGTCCATGCCCATCTGCATCATCAGCGCGGCGTCTGCAGGGGTGGCGACTCCTCCGGCGGCAAAGTTGACGACCGGAAGCCTTCCAAGCTTCCTTATTTCGAGGAGTATCTTGTAGAGGCCGTCAACTATCTCGCGGTAGGTGTAGGAACCATAGATTGGCTCGTTCTCGAGAACGTGCCTTGGCAGACCGCTGATTTCCCTGACCTCGAAGGCCAGCCTGAAATAAGGCTCCGCGAACTTTTCAGCCACTCCGTAGACCTGCTCATCCGTCATGCGCTGGAGGAGTGCTATGTTGTCCCTGAGAAGGCGGACGTGCCTTACCGCCTCGATGATGTTTCCAGTCCCAGCCTCGCCCTTCGTCCTCATCATTGCCGCGCCTTCCCATATCCTCCTGACGGCCTCACCGAGGTTCCTGTTGCCGCAGACGAAGGGGACGTTGAACTCGCGCTTGTCTATGTGGAAGTAGGGGTCAGAAGGCGTGAGAACCTCGCTCTCGTCAATCATGTCAACGCCCAGAGCTTCGAGTATTTTCGCCTCGGCGACGTGGCCGATCCTGACCTTCGCCATAACCGGAATGGTCACCGCGTCCATTATCTCCTGAATCTTCTCTATCGGGGCCATCCTCGCCACGCCGCCGGCCTTCCTGATGTCCGCCGGAACCCTGTGGAGGGCCATGACCGAAACCGCACCGGCTTCCTCCGCTATTCTGGCCTGCTCCGCGTTCGTGACGTCCATTATCACTCCGCCCTTAACCATCTTGGCAAAACCGCGCTTCAGCCTGTCCGTGCCCTTGGCCTCTATAACGTGGAGCTTTCCCATGGCCACCACCATTTCAAGTTATGACTTGCAATATTATTCAAGAAGAAACTTGAATATAAACCTTGCCGCGGAGAAGGTTCGGAGGGGCCGAAAAGGTATCGAGAGAATCGAAAAAAGATGAAAAACCTTTGCTCAAAGCTTTCCAATTATCTCAAGGCTGACGTCGAAGTTTCTGACCGAGTGTGTGAGGTAGCCGAGGCTTATGACGTCGATGTCGAGCACCGCGTACTCCTCGATGTTTTCAGGAGTTATCCCGCCGGAGACTTCGATTTTCACCCTCTCGTGAAGGCCCTCACGCCTTAGAGCCTCGACCGTCTCAGCTATCTCGGCCGGACTCATGTTGTCAAGCATCACCACGTCCGCCCCGGCCTTTGCCGCTTTGAGGGCATCCTCAAGGCTCTCGACCTCAACCTCGACGACCTTGTAAACGCTGAAAGACTTGGCGCGCCTTATGGCCTCCTCCAGCGGAACGAGAGCGAGGTGGTTGTCCTTTATGAGCACCGCGTCGCTCAGCGAGAAGCGGTGAGGCTCCCCGCCGCCGATAAGTATTGCCCGCTTGTCCAGCGGCTTGAGGAGGGTCTTCCTCGTCCCTGCAACGCGAACCTTAGGGTTTACGGCCTTAACCTTCTCGACGAGCCTTCTGACCTCGGTCGCAATCCCGCTCATCCTGCCCATAATGTTCAAAGCCGTCCTCTCGACGAGGAGTATCGAGCGGGCGTCGCCCTCAAGCTCGAGGATTACGTCTCCCCTCTTCACTTCCTCGCCGTCGCGTTTTCTGACCGAAACCGTGACCCCGAAGTGCTCGAAGAGGGCCTTGGCTTCTTCAACGCCCGCTATTATTCCTTTCTGCTTCGCAATTATTACTGCCTTGGCCCTGATTCCCTCCGGAACCACCGCCTCACTCGTGACGTCGCCGAAGGGAGCGTCCTCCTCAAGGAACCTGAGCAGATATGAAAGAGAGATCATAAGTTTCCCTCCATACTTAACAAAAACTACGAAATCTTTCCCTCTGAACTTAACTCATCTCCAGCATCCTCTCGATGGCCTTCCTAGCCTTCTCCGCTATATCCTCCGGCACTTCAACCCGGTACTTCATGTCCCTGAGCGACTCGTAGACGTGGTTTAGGGCTATCGCCTTCATGCCGATGCAGACCGCGTCTTCCCTGGCGGGGTGAAACTTGATATCGGGGTAGAGCTTCCCGAGCCTGTAAACCATCTCGTGCTCGGTGAAGACGACCCACTCGTCGTGCTCGGGGGCGCGCTTTATCATCCCGCCCGTGGAGACTATTATGTCGGCCCTTTCCTGCACTTCCGGCTCGCACTCGGGGTGGACCATCAGCTTGGCGTTGGGGTAGAGCTTCCTCGCGCGCTCCACGTCCTCGACGGTGAACTTCCTGTGAACGTAGCAGTGTCCGTACTCGGGGACGGGGATGACCTTCTTTCCTGTGACCTTGGCGACGTGGTGGGCCAGGTTCTTGTCCGGGCCGAAGATTACCACGTCGGAATCTAGCTTTTCGACTATTTTGACCGCGTTGGCTGAGGTTACCGTTACGTCAGCATAGGCCTTGGTCTTGGCGGTGGTGTTCACGTAGAGAACCACCGGAGCGTCCGGATACTGCTCTTTGGCCCTGAGGATGTGCTCGACCTTCAGCATGTTGGCCATCGCGCAGGTGGCCGTTTTAGCCGGCAGGAGAACTGTCTTTTCAGGGTTGAGGATTTTGGCGGTCTCGGCCATGAAGTCAACGCCCGCAAAAACGATGACGTCCGCATCAACATCAACGGCCTTCCTAGCCAGCTCAAGGCTGTCACCGAGGAAATCCGCCACATCCTGAACCTCAGGTAGCTGGTAGTTGTGGGCCATTATTATGGCGTTGCGCTCCTCCTTCAGGCGTTCAATCTCAGCTATGAGCGTCTCCTTCTCCATAATCTCACCTCGCTTGGATGGTGGTAGAGGGAGAAGATTAAAAGGTTGTTGGCCACCTATGGTTAGAGCCTGCACCTTCCGTCGAAGAAGCTCGGTCTCTCGAGGGATTTGCTCATAGCCGGAAAGTCCTCGCGGTAGTGGGCGCCCCGGCTTTCTTCCCTTGCGAGGGCACACTCAAGGACTCCCCTCGCGAGCAGCTTTAACCTAGGGTCTGCCTCGATTCCCTCCAGTTCCCTAAGGCCCTCCTTAAGGGTCTTCGCACTCCTAACGATTCCGGCGTGATTCCACAGGAGTTCCCTCAGCGAGTCAACGTCCCCGGCCCCGTAGCCGTGATATGCCGGCTCCTTCACGTCCCCCCGCCTCGGCTTATCCCTCGCTATGGTTCTTGCAACTTCAAGGCCAGAAACGAGGCACTCAAGGAGGGAATTGCTGGCGAGTCTGTTCGCCCCATGGAAGCCGTTGCAGGAAGCTTCACCCACCGCGTAGAGGTTCTTAACGGCAGTTCTATACCAGAGGTCAACCGCTATCCCGCCCATCGTGTAGTGGGCTATCGGAGAGACTGGAATGAGGTCTCTGGCCGGGTCGATTCCGTCCTTCCTCAGGAAAGCGTATATCTGAGGGAAGCGTTTCTTGAAGCCCTCTATGCCGGTTGCATCGAGGAAGACTCTCCTGCCGGCCTTCATCTGGTTATATATCGCCCTAGCGACGATGTCCCTCGTGGAGAGCTCGTTCACGAAGCGCTCGCCGTCTTCGGTTACCAGCTTTGCTCCCGCTCCCCTGACGGCCTCGCTGATGAGGAAAACGCCGTTCTTGCCGACGTAGCCGGTCGGGTGGAACTGGACGAACTCCAGATCCCTCGCTGGGGCACCCTTCATTATAGCGTCGCCTATGAGGGTGCCGAGGTTGAGGGGCGAACCGGCGGTGTACTTGAAGAGCGAGGCAAAGCCGCCCGTGGCTATAACGGTGGCATCGAACGTAAGAAGCTCTCCGTCGAGAAAGACCCCGTAGGCCTTGCCCTCCCTCACCGCCAGCTCCTCGACAATGCCCTCAACGAAGTGAACGCCCGCTTCCCTGGCGGCCAGATAGAGGACTTTCATGAGGTGCTTTCCGGTCTCGTTTCTTACGGTGAAGACGCGGTGGAATGAGTGCCCCCCCTCGGTCTCGTTGGTCTCGAACTCAAGGCCTATTGAGAGCAGAAAGTCGTAGGCCTCCCCCGCCTTCGAGATGACGCTCCATACGGTCTCCTCATCGTTGAGATACTTGCCGGCCGTGATCGTGTCGAGAACATGGGCTCTGGGAGAATCTCCGTCGAGAATGGGAAAGGCTATCCCGGCCTGGGCAAGGTAGGAGTTGCTCTCCTTTATTCCCCTTCCGATGACCGTCATGTCGAAGCCCCGTCTCGCAAGGGCTATTGCAGCGGTTAATCCCGCGGCACCGCTTCCGATGATTCCAACGCTGGTCATGACCCTCGCCAGAGCATAAAAAGAAGAGATAGTTAAAAGGGTTGCCTTTAAAGTTCAGCGGCGCCTGAAGAGCCAGAGACCTCCCAGGAGTACCAGAGCAGCAACTGCCATATTGCCAAAGAACGGAACCTCGTTCGTCGTGCTCACCTCGCTTAAATCATAGAAATACTCGGAGTTCTGAACTTTGTTGTCAGTATCGTCGATCCAGACTACAATATAAGTCTCTGGAGAATGGGCGGGCTTTGCTACAATCGCTGGGTTTCGTTTGCTGTTGGATTCCTTGATTAACGTCTCGGCACTGCCCAGCAGCGTCCCATCAGGCTTCAGCCGCTGGATGTTCAGGTAGAATGGGTCGTTGTTGTCATCGGGATTGTCCCTGAGCTCCCAGACAAACACAAGGTAGTTATTTGTGCCGTTCTCGACGAAGGTCAAATCGCCGTGGCCCGCGTTGTAGTCCGTGAAGAGCTGGGTGGTGCTTCCAAGGGAAACGGAGCCATCATCGGCAATGTAAACGGGACAGGTGTACCATACAAGCCTCTCAGAAGTTCCACCGGATCTAGAGTATGCCGCCAGGAAACCGCCGTTGGTGTAAGCCACGGAGGTATGGTATGCATCTTTTGAAGTTGCAGGGTCGATAGGGGTGTAATCAATCGAGCTGGTATCAACATGACCGTTGGACAGGAGTTTAAATTTCAGGAAGCCCACCTCGTAGTTCCCGGAATCGTCAGCCACTCTAAACACCGCACCAAAAACGCCGAGATCCGGGTTATAACCAAGGGAGAGATACTTTATTGCCCCCCCGTTTGTGTACCTGTCCTTTCCATCAAACAGCAAACCCGAGTCCACAATGTTGCCGTTCTCGTCTATAACAGCGTAGTAGAGCTCATTCCTGGCACTGTAGGATGCCCTGCCAAAGAGAACCACAACGTATCCACCACCATAGCTGACTCCAACGTAGTCTCCAACCGGATGCTCGTCGTATATCTGGAATACGTCAGTCAGGGGGTTTCCTTGATAGTCATAAAGCCTGCCGTACAGATGGCCATCAGAGTCCCTCTCCCACACCACGAGATACTTATTGTCCTCAGCCGAGCCGCCGGAGACGAGTTCACTCATCTTCGATGCCACTCCCACTTCCATGGCCTTGCCGGAGTCGTCGATTGTAATGTTCTTCGCCCCAGTATTGTTGCGCACCCAGTACAGTGCCCCAAAGGCTCCAGATTCGTTGCTCCAAACGATGAAATAGTAACCGTCGTCAAATCCGTCGGTAGCAACGTCAACCCAGTACCCTGAAGAGCTGCCACCGTTGTTGTGAACCGCTGCAACAGTGCCCGACAGGAGAACCAGAAGCATTGTGAAAACCACAATCCTTCGCATCAACACCACCATATAGAATACCACAGCAAAAAATAAAAAGCTTTGCCCGAGAAATGCCGGGAAAACTATTTCCCGACAGGATAGTTCGGCGCCTCGTTGGTTATGAAGATGTCGTGCGGGTGGCTCTCCTTGACGCCGGCCTGCGTTATGATCACGAACTCACCCTTGTCCTTGAGTTCGGCTATGCTTGAAGCCCCGACGTAGCCCATTCCAGAGCGGAGGCCTCCAACGAGCTGGTAGAGAACGTCGCTGACCGGTCCTTTGTATGGCACGACGCCCTCGACTCCCTCCGGAACGAACTTCTTGGTCTTCATGTGACCCTTCTGGTAGTAGCGCTCCGCCCCTCCCTTCATCATCGCACCGAGGGAGCCCATGCCGCGGTACTGTTTATAGCGCCGTCCGTTGATGACGACCTCCTTGCCCGGGGCCTCCTTCGTTCCAGCCAAGAGGGAGCCGAGCATGACAGCGTCAGCCCCAGCGGCGATGGCCTTGACGATGTCGCCGGAGTAGCGGATTCCGCCGTCGGCTATGACGTGGAGTCCGTATTCCTGGGCCCTGTCTGCCACGAGCGCTATTGCCGTAACCTGCGGGACGCCGACGCCAGCGACGACGCGCGTGGTGCATATGCTCCCCGGCCCAATTCCGACCTTGACGGCATCGGCAAAGGTGAGGTCGTCAACCGCTTTTGGATTGGCGATGTTTCCAACGATTAAATCGGCATCGACGGCTTTTCTTATCTCCTTCATGGCCCGAATTGCCTTGAGGTTGTGGGCGTGGGCTGTGTCAACGACGATTACATCAACGCCTGCCCTGTCGAGGGCCTTGGCGCGCTCGATGTCGAAGGGGCCCACCGCTGCGGCAACCAAGAGGTCACCGTTCTCGTCCCGAACGGCGTTCCTGTACTTCTTCCTCATCATGAGGTCGCTCATCGTGATTATTCCCACGAGGCGGCCGTTCCCATCGACCACTGGAAGCCGGGCTATTCTATTGGCCACCATCACATCAAGTGCCTCTTCCACGGAGACGTCCTCGCCGACGGTTATGACCTCGCCGGTCATGACCTCCCTGACGAGGCTGCCCTCTTTGGCGGCTATGTCCTTCTTGGTAACGATGCCGACTATCCTGCCGTCCTCACCAACGACCGGAAGGCCGTCGATGTCGTTTCTCTCCATGAGGAAGAGCGCGTAGTCGAGGGTTTCATCGGGGCCTATGGTGATGACGTCCTCGACTATGAAGCGCTCGGCGCGCTTGACTTTCCTCACCATCTCGGCCTGCTCCTCGATGCCCATGTTCCTGTGGATGACGCCGAGGCCGCCCTCCCTGGCCATTGCAACGGCCATTTCCCACTCGGTGACGGTGTCCATGGCAGCGCTCAGAATCGGTATGTTCAGCCGGACGTTTGGGGTTATCTTCGTCGAGACGTCAACGTCCTTGGGTTCGACTTCGGTCGCCTGGGGTATTAGAAGAACGTCGTCGAAGGTGTATCCCTTAATCGCATTAACAAGTTTGTGTTCAAATTTTCCCATTTTTCTCGCGCCTCCGCGTCCTTTTTAACATGAACCTGGCAGGGGTTTTTAAGGGTTTCCACGATGAGGGCGAATCCAGGCATCGAGGAGCCACGCACATCCCCAGCGTCGACGATATGACAAAAGAACCAGGAAAAGTTTACGTTCAATCCAAACTTTCCCCTTTTTTACCCATCGGTTCATCACAAATACAAAGAACAAGCCGAAAGACTAAAATAGACATCGATGTCCACATTTTTCGGTGATTACCATGGAGGCAGCCGTAAGAAACGTTGCAAGGGGGGAGGGCCAAACCCTCCGCTGGAAAGGTTGAGAGGAGCTTTGGTTTTGAGGAGCTGTTGGGTGAAATCCTGAAGGAAGGTCTCTTCTGGGCGGCCCTCGGTCGGCCGTCGGAGGTCATGCCGTTTCTGAGGGGCAAGCTCTTGAGCAACGGCATCGGTATGGACCGTGGACGCAGGGAATACCTGGAGTACCTGCTCGACGACCTGGAAAGGTTCTACAAGAGGGTGTCGTGGAGCGACGAGATTGACGAGCGGCACTGGAAGGCGCTGAGGTCCTTCCACAGGGACATAGTCTCGGTGATTTCTTCCGAGAGGGCTTAGCTTTTTAACCCCTCTTCCCTACTCCTTCTGGGATGATGAGGGAAGTTTCGTCCGAGCGGTGAGGAAACTCGCATGGGCTGACCACCCTCAACCTTTTAAACGGCTCTTCTCTTTGCCCATCGGGAGGAAAAATGGACGAAAAACTGGAGAAGTTCATCTCTCACCTCAAGGTGCTCGTCGAGATGGAGCGTAAGGCCGAGATAGAGGCCATGCGCCTGGAGATGAAAAGGCTCAGCGGGCGCGAGAGGGAAAAGGTCGGGAGGGCCGTTCTGGGACTCAACGGGAAGGTCGTCGGGGAGGAGCTGGGCTACTTTTTGGTGAAATACGGCCGCGATAGAGAGATAAAGACCGAGATAAGCGTTGGCGATCTGGTGGTTGTCAGCAGGAGGGACCCGCTGAAGAGCGACCTGGTTGGAACGGTCGTCGAGAAGGGGAAGCGGTTCATAACGGTCGCCCTTGAAACCGTCCCGGAGTGGGCCCTAAAGGGAGTCCGCATCGACCTCTACGCCAACGACATAACCTTCAAGCGCTGGCTTGAGAACCTTGAGGCCCTTCGCGAGAGCGGGAGGAAGGCGCTGGAGCTTCACCTCGGTCTGAGGGAGCCGGAAGAAAGTGAGGCCCTTGAGTTCACGCCCTTTGATAGGAGCCTGAACGCGAGCCAGAGGAGGGCGGTCGCCAAAGCCCTTGGAAGCCCGGACTTCTTCCTTATCCACGGGCCCTTTGGAACCGGAAAGACGAGAACTCTGGCCGAGCTGATAAGGCAGGAGGTGGAGAGGGGCAACAGGGTTCTGGCAACGGCGGAGAGCAACGTTGCCGTGGACAATCTCGTGGAGAGACTCGTTGACTCCGGTTTGAAGGTCGTCCGCGTCGGCCACCCGAGCAGGGTCTCAAGGAGCCTCCACGAGACGACCCTGGCTTACCTCATAACCCGGCATGAACTCTACGGCGAGCTGAGGGAGCTGAGGGTTATCGGCCAGAATCTGGCGGAAAAGCGCGACACGTTCACCAAACCATCGCCGAAGTACAGGCGCGGGCTGAGCGACAAGGAGATACTCAGGCTGGCCTCGAAGGGCATCGGGACGAGGGGCGTTCCGGCAAGGCTGATCAGGGAGATGGCGGAGTGGATTAAGATCAACCGGCAGGTCCAGAAGACCTTCGACGATGCCAGAAAGCTTGAGGAGAGAATAGCGAGGGAAATCATCCGAGAGGCGGACGTTGTTTTAACGACGAACTCCTCTGCGGGCCTCGACGTCGTTGACTACGGCTCCTACGACGTGGCGATAATAGACGAGGCTACCCAGGCAACCATCCCAAGCGTCCTCATACCCATAAACCGCGCGAAGCGGTTCGTTTTGGCCGGAGACCACAAGCAGCTGCCCCCGACGATACTCAGCGAGAAGGCCAAGGAGTTAGGCAATACGCTCTTCGAGGGACTGATTGAGCGCTATCCCGGGAAGAGCGAGATGCTCACAGTCCAGTACAGAATGAACGAAAGGCTCATGGAGTTCCCGAGCAGGGAGTTCTACGGCGGCCGGATAGAGGCGGACGAGAGCATCAGGGCGATAACCCTCGCCGACCTCGGGGTTAAAAGCCCCGCGTGCGATGGTTTGTGGAACGAAGTCCTCAGGCCGGAGAACGTCCTGGTCTTCGTGGACACCTCTGGAAGGGAAGACCGCTTCGAGAGACAGCGCTATGGGAGCGAGAGCAGGGAGAACCCGCTTGAGGCGAGGCTGGTTAAGGAGGTCGTTGAAAAACTCTTGGAGCTCGGTCTCAATCCGGAGTGGATTGGAGTGATTACCCCCTACGACGACCAGCGCGACCTGATACGCTCGCTCCTGCCGGAGGAGGTCGAGGTGAAGACTGTGGACGGCTACCAGGGAAGGGAAAAGGAGGTAATCGTCCTGTCCTTCGTCCGCTCCAACAGAAAGGGCGAGCTTGGTTTCTTAAAGGATCTGAGAAGGTTAAACGTCTCGCTGACGAGGGCCAAGAGGAAGCTGATTTTGATAGGCGATTCATCGACTTTGAGTGTCCATCCAACCTACAAACGGCTGGTGGAGTTTGTGAGTGAGAGGGAAACTGTGGTCGATGCAACAGGACTAACCAAACCGCCATCAAGTATGTCCATAGACAACGTGAGGGAAATTCTCGGGATTTCGAAGACGAAAGACTCAATAGACGTTCCAGAAGATGCCGAAAAAGTCAGGGAAAAGGACAGGGACAGAATGCGGTCAATATATGAGGGCACATCCTACAATCCTTTTTAATGGATACCCCCGGAACATGTTTCGGGAGTACACTCTGTCAAAATGGACGGGTAGGTGTGAGAAATGTTCCTCTACACCAAAAACTTCGATGAGCAGAAAGCTAGAGCGATGGAAGGCCTCAGGCATGCCTTAGCCGAGAATAAGGTTGATGAGGACATAATACCGCTCTTGGAAAAGATAAACTCGCTCGAGAACTACTTTACCACCTCATCCTGCTCGGGCAGGATTTCGGTCATGGAGATGCCGGA encodes the following:
- the pdxS gene encoding pyridoxal 5'-phosphate synthase lyase subunit PdxS, whose translation is MGKLHVIEAKGTDRLKRGFAKMVKGGVIMDVTNAEQARIAEEAGAVSVMALHRVPADIRKAGGVARMAPIEKIQEIMDAVTIPVMAKVRIGHVAEAKILEALGVDMIDESEVLTPSDPYFHIDKREFNVPFVCGNRNLGEAVRRIWEGAAMMRTKGEAGTGNIIEAVRHVRLLRDNIALLQRMTDEQVYGVAEKFAEPYFRLAFEVREISGLPRHVLENEPIYGSYTYREIVDGLYKILLEIRKLGRLPVVNFAAGGVATPADAALMMQMGMDGVFVGSGIFKSSQPEKMARAIVEAVNHWDEPDVLVEISKEIGEPMRGQEIEELEVRLEERGV
- the nadC gene encoding carboxylating nicotinate-nucleotide diphosphorylase encodes the protein MISLSYLLRFLEEDAPFGDVTSEAVVPEGIRAKAVIIAKQKGIIAGVEEAKALFEHFGVTVSVRKRDGEEVKRGDVILELEGDARSILLVERTALNIMGRMSGIATEVRRLVEKVKAVNPKVRVAGTRKTLLKPLDKRAILIGGGEPHRFSLSDAVLIKDNHLALVPLEEAIRRAKSFSVYKVVEVEVESLEDALKAAKAGADVVMLDNMSPAEIAETVEALRREGLHERVKIEVSGGITPENIEEYAVLDIDVISLGYLTHSVRNFDVSLEIIGKL
- the nadA gene encoding quinolinate synthase NadA, producing the protein MEKETLIAEIERLKEERNAIIMAHNYQLPEVQDVADFLGDSLELARKAVDVDADVIVFAGVDFMAETAKILNPEKTVLLPAKTATCAMANMLKVEHILRAKEQYPDAPVVLYVNTTAKTKAYADVTVTSANAVKIVEKLDSDVVIFGPDKNLAHHVAKVTGKKVIPVPEYGHCYVHRKFTVEDVERARKLYPNAKLMVHPECEPEVQERADIIVSTGGMIKRAPEHDEWVVFTEHEMVYRLGKLYPDIKFHPAREDAVCIGMKAIALNHVYESLRDMKYRVEVPEDIAEKARKAIERMLEMS
- a CDS encoding L-aspartate oxidase encodes the protein MTSVGIIGSGAAGLTAAIALARRGFDMTVIGRGIKESNSYLAQAGIAFPILDGDSPRAHVLDTITAGKYLNDEETVWSVISKAGEAYDFLLSIGLEFETNETEGGHSFHRVFTVRNETGKHLMKVLYLAAREAGVHFVEGIVEELAVREGKAYGVFLDGELLTFDATVIATGGFASLFKYTAGSPLNLGTLIGDAIMKGAPARDLEFVQFHPTGYVGKNGVFLISEAVRGAGAKLVTEDGERFVNELSTRDIVARAIYNQMKAGRRVFLDATGIEGFKKRFPQIYAFLRKDGIDPARDLIPVSPIAHYTMGGIAVDLWYRTAVKNLYAVGEASCNGFHGANRLASNSLLECLVSGLEVARTIARDKPRRGDVKEPAYHGYGAGDVDSLRELLWNHAGIVRSAKTLKEGLRELEGIEADPRLKLLARGVLECALAREESRGAHYREDFPAMSKSLERPSFFDGRCRL
- the guaB gene encoding IMP dehydrogenase yields the protein MGKFEHKLVNAIKGYTFDDVLLIPQATEVEPKDVDVSTKITPNVRLNIPILSAAMDTVTEWEMAVAMAREGGLGVIHRNMGIEEQAEMVRKVKRAERFIVEDVITIGPDETLDYALFLMERNDIDGLPVVGEDGRIVGIVTKKDIAAKEGSLVREVMTGEVITVGEDVSVEEALDVMVANRIARLPVVDGNGRLVGIITMSDLMMRKKYRNAVRDENGDLLVAAAVGPFDIERAKALDRAGVDVIVVDTAHAHNLKAIRAMKEIRKAVDADLIVGNIANPKAVDDLTFADAVKVGIGPGSICTTRVVAGVGVPQVTAIALVADRAQEYGLHVIADGGIRYSGDIVKAIAAGADAVMLGSLLAGTKEAPGKEVVINGRRYKQYRGMGSLGAMMKGGAERYYQKGHMKTKKFVPEGVEGVVPYKGPVSDVLYQLVGGLRSGMGYVGASSIAELKDKGEFVIITQAGVKESHPHDIFITNEAPNYPVGK
- a CDS encoding IGHMBP2 family helicase; its protein translation is MDEKLEKFISHLKVLVEMERKAEIEAMRLEMKRLSGREREKVGRAVLGLNGKVVGEELGYFLVKYGRDREIKTEISVGDLVVVSRRDPLKSDLVGTVVEKGKRFITVALETVPEWALKGVRIDLYANDITFKRWLENLEALRESGRKALELHLGLREPEESEALEFTPFDRSLNASQRRAVAKALGSPDFFLIHGPFGTGKTRTLAELIRQEVERGNRVLATAESNVAVDNLVERLVDSGLKVVRVGHPSRVSRSLHETTLAYLITRHELYGELRELRVIGQNLAEKRDTFTKPSPKYRRGLSDKEILRLASKGIGTRGVPARLIREMAEWIKINRQVQKTFDDARKLEERIAREIIREADVVLTTNSSAGLDVVDYGSYDVAIIDEATQATIPSVLIPINRAKRFVLAGDHKQLPPTILSEKAKELGNTLFEGLIERYPGKSEMLTVQYRMNERLMEFPSREFYGGRIEADESIRAITLADLGVKSPACDGLWNEVLRPENVLVFVDTSGREDRFERQRYGSESRENPLEARLVKEVVEKLLELGLNPEWIGVITPYDDQRDLIRSLLPEEVEVKTVDGYQGREKEVIVLSFVRSNRKGELGFLKDLRRLNVSLTRAKRKLILIGDSSTLSVHPTYKRLVEFVSERETVVDATGLTKPPSSMSIDNVREILGISKTKDSIDVPEDAEKVREKDRDRMRSIYEGTSYNPF